A single genomic interval of Eleutherodactylus coqui strain aEleCoq1 chromosome 3, aEleCoq1.hap1, whole genome shotgun sequence harbors:
- the LOC136620201 gene encoding jeltraxin-like, producing the protein MKTLSILFVLLSGCFALAGQNVLLFPKQSVTDYVILKPSVEQALKQLTVCVRSYSDLQREHSLFSLATSGKDNAFLIYPVPPNKICISINNEDLYFNVDPDVLDWKQTCVAWDSATGLLQLWVNAKRYPRRVTTSRSPIGPQMSVILGQDQDTFGGGFQASQCFVGEMSDVNMWDYILDTKTISNNYLYKSGNIFSWTNGAKEIKGGVIGLERYCNSL; encoded by the exons atgaAAACCCTTTCCATCTTGTTTGTTCTTCTATCTGGATGTTTTGCACTGGCAG GCCAAAATGTTCTCCTTTTCCCTAAGCAATCAGTCACTGACTATGTGATTCTGAAGCCATCTGTGGAACAAGCTTTAAAACAACTCACCGTATGTGTACGCTCCTATAGCGACCTCCAACGAGAACATTCTCTTTTTTCCTTGGCCACGTCTGGAAAAGACAATGCTTTCCTTATTTATCCAGTACCACCAAACAAGATTTGTATCTCCATAAATAATGAAGATCTTTACTTCAATGTGGATCCTGATGTTCTAGACTGGAAACAGACTTGTGTTGCTTGGGACTCTGCGACCGGGCTGCTCCAACTGTGGGTCAATGCCAAGCGTTACCCTAGAAGAGTTACTACAAGCAGATCCCCCATAGGACCTCAGATGAGTGTCATCCTTGGGCAGGACCAGGACACTTTTGGTGGTGGGTTTCAGGCAAGCCAGTGTTTTGTTGGTGAAATGTCTGATGTCAATATGTGGGATTACATTCTTGACACCAAGACCATTTCTAATAATTATCTTTATAAATCTGGAAATATCTTTAGCTGGACAAATGGAGCTAAGGAGATCAAAGGGGGAGTCATCGGCTTGGAAAGATACTGCAATTCTCTATGA